The DNA sequence CAGTTGTTCGAACTGCTCTCGCCGTCGTTGTTCGGCGAAGCCCGCATCGTGGTGATCACCGGGGCCGCGGAGCTGGGCAAGGACGCCCAGGCGGCGGTGATGGGCGCGGCCGTCGACCTTCCGGACCGGACCGTCATGGTGGTCCAGCACACCGGTGGCGGACGGGCGAAGTCGCTCGTGCCGGACCTGCGGAAGGCCGGCGCTCAGGAGCACGCGGCCGGAAAAATCTCACGTCACACGGACGTGGTGGGATTCGTGCGCTCGGAGTTTCGTGGCCTCGACGTCCGGGTGGCCCCGGAGGCGTGTGAGGCCCTCGTCGAGGCGGTGGGCACCGACCTGAGGCAGCTGGCGTCGGCATGCGGCCAGCTGGTGGCCGACACCGGGGGGAAGGTCGATGTCGAGGCGGTGCGCCGCTATCACTCCGGTGTCGTGGGCGTCAGTGGTTTCACCGTGGCCGAGCGGGCGGTCACGGGGGACGTGGCCGGGGCGATCGAGGCGCTGGAATGGGCCATGCACACCGGGGTCCCGCACGTCGTGCTGGCAGACGCCCTCGCGGACGCCGTGAACTCCATCGCCATGGTGGGCACGCAACGGGGCACCCCGCCCGCAGAGCTGGCGCGACAGGGGTTGCCCCCGTGGAAGGTCAAGAAGGTCACCGCGCAGACCCGGTACTGGTCCATCGATACCCTCGGCCGGGCCCTCCAGGTGGTCGCCCGCCTCAACGGGGAGGTCAAGGGTCAGGCGGAGGACACCTCTTACGCACTGGAACGAGCGGTCCGTGCGGTGGGGTCGCTGGCGGGTGCGGCGTAGAACACGACCGGTTGGACCGCGACGAGGGCCCACCACGCGACCTCGATCGGTGCGGGGTGGGCCCTCGGAGCCTCGACGCGGCATTCTCCGCGGGGCTGTGCTCCCCGCGGTGGGGGGGAGCGGGTCGCCTCAGAGTGAGTTGACGGCCTTGGCGAGCGACGACTTCTTGTTGGCGGCCTGGTTCTTGTGGATGACACCCTTGGTGGCGGCCTTGTCGAGCTGACGCGAGGTCGCGACGAGGAGGGCGCCGGCCTTGGCCTTGTCGCCGGCCTCGGTGGCCTCACGCAGGTTGCGGATGGCCGAACGCAGCGCCGACTTGATCGACTGGTTGCGCAGGCGGTTGCGCTCGTTGGTGAGGTTCCGCTTCTTCTGGGACTTGATGTTGGCCACTGGTCACACCTTCGGTCGTGTCTCGACGGCCCCGCGGGGATCCGGTCGATCGGATGTCATGTCTCTCGTCCGCTCGAACGCGCGCTACGCGATCCGGTGGACACCGACGACCGACTTTACCAGCGGCGGCCTCACCGGCCAAAACGCGGCGGCCGGCCCTCGCCGCGTCAGCGCCACCCGTAATCCGAGCGCAGCCGGTCCGCGACCCGCTCGAACGTGCGGCGGGGGCAGACCGCGCCCTCTCGCCGGATGCCCTGCTCGGGGACGTCCAGCACCCGATCCAGGCGGACCCAGCTCGGTCGGTCCTCCACGTCCCACGGCCCGGTGCCGAGGGACTGCCAACTCTTGTCGTCGTCCCGCCTGGCCTGCGAGGAGAGCATCAGTCCGAGCAGACGATCGCCGTCGCGGCCCACCACCAGCACCGGGCGGTCCTTCCCGCGTCCGTCGGCCTCCTCGAACTCCACCCAGGTCCACACGATCTCCCCGGGGTCCGCCCGACCGTCGAGGTCCGGTGCGTAGGACAGCGTTCGCGCGCGACTCGCGGTGGGCACGGCCCCGGTCGTGGCGGGCCGTCCCGCCCCGACGGCCCCGGCCGTCGCGGGAGCGGTGATCCCGCGATCCTCGAGACGCCGTCGCACCTCGAGGGCCACCGTCGGTCCGTACTTTCGGCCCATCCGAGCCGCGGTGCGACCCATCCGGGCCCAGTCGATCGCCATGTCCGCCAGGGTAACCGCATCTAGGATCCCGTTTCATGGACGTGATCTTCGCGGTGGTGTGGTCGGACGACACGGTGTGGTCGGACGACACGGTCGGGCCCGTTCCCGACGGCTCGGGCCTGCGGACGGAGATCGCCCGGGAGGTGGACGGCCCGCTCGCCGAGCTCGGGGTGGGCGAGTACGTGGTGAACGTCCGGGACGAGGCGGTCGCCGGCGCGATGATCGACGTGCAGGTGACCCCGCGACCGGTGCTGGCGGCGGTCCGCGCGCGGGTTCCGGTGGCCTCGGCCTCCGCGTGTGCCGACCTCCTCGACGCACTGCGTGGGCTGGGCCCGGTCTCCGCGTGGTCGGTCACCGCGTCGGAGCCGCTCCCCGTACCCGGGCCCGGAGGGGACGGGAGGTGCCCCGGGATGGCGAACCTGGCCTTCCTGCGGCGGCCGGAGCGTCTGCACCGCGACGAGTGGCTGCGCATCTGGCTCGACGAACACACTCCGGTGGCGATCGAGACGCAGTCCACCACCGGCTACACCCAGCACGTGGTGGTCCGCGCACTGACCGAGGGGGCGCCGGAGATCGCCGGGATCGTCGAGGAGGTCTTCCCGATCGAGGCGGCCCGTGACCTCGGGGTGTTCTTCGATTCGCAGGGCAGTGACGAGCGGATGAGCGCCCACATCCAGGCCATGACCGCCTCGACGGCCCGTTTCCTCGACGACGGAGCGGTCGACGCGATCCCCACGGGGCGGTACGTGATGGGTGTCCGGAGTCCGCGCGTGTGACAATGGGGTGATCGCCCGGTCGGACCGCACCCCGCCACGCCCGGGCCCGCCCGAGGAGTGATCGAGATTCCCAACTTCGCAGAGACGACGTTCACCGATCCCGCCAGGATCAGGAACTTCTGCATCATCGCGCACATCGACCACGGCAAGTCGACGCTGGCCGACCGCATGCTGCAGATCACCGGTGTCGTCGAGGAGCGGCTCATGCGGGCCCAGTACCTCGACCGCATGGACATCGAACGCGAACGCGGCATCACCATCAAGGCGCAGAACGTCCGCCTGCCGTGGGTGCCGCGTTCCGGTGACCACGCGGGCGAGGAGATCGTGCTGCACATGATCGACACCCCGGGCCACGTGGACTTCACCTACGAGGTCTCCCGCGCTCTCGAGGCGTGCGAGGGGGCGATCCTGCTGGTGGACGCCGCGCAGGGGATCGAGGCGCAGACGCTGGCCAACCTGTACCTGGCGATGGAGAACGACCTCGAGATCATCCCGGTCCTCAACAAGATCGACCTCCCGGCGGCGGACCCCGAGCGGTTCGCCGAGGAGATCTCCCACATCGTCGGGTGCGAGCCGGACGACGTCCTCCGTGTCTCCGGCAAGACGGGCGCGGGGGTCGAGGAACTGCTGGACAGGGTGTGTGACGTGATCCCGGCGCCCGAGGGCGACCCCGACGCCCCCGCCCGCGCCATGATCTTCGACTCGGTCTACGACACCTACCGGGGCGTCGTCACCTACGTGCGCGTGGTCGACGGATCGCTCCGACCCCGCGAGAAGGTCCGGATGATGTCGACCGGCACCACGTACGAGGCCCTCGAGGTGGGGATCATCTCGCCCGAGCCCAAGGCCTCCACGGGCCTCGGGCCGGGAGAGGTCGGCTACCTCATCACCGGCGTCAAGGACGTGCGTCAGTCCAAGGTCGGTGACACGGTGACCAGTGCCCGGGGCGGCGCGGAGGAGCCACTGGCGGGATACGCCGAACCCAACCCCATGGTCTTCTCGGGTCTCTACCCGATCGACGGGTCCGACTACCCGGTCCTGCGCGACGCGTTGGACAAGCTGCGACTCAACGACGCCTCGCTGGACTACGAGCCGGAGACGTCGGTGGCGTTGGGTTTCGGCTTCCGCTGCGGGTTCCTCGGTCTGCTGCACATGGAGATCACCCGGGACCGGTTGGAGCGCGAGTTCAACCTCGATCTCATCTCCACCGCACCGAACGTGGTCTACCGGGTCGTCGCCGAGGACGGCAGCGAGCACCAGGTCACCAACCCGTCGTACTGGCCGGAGGGCAAGAACCGCGAGGTCTACGAGCCGATCGTCAAGTGCACGATCATCGTGCCGAGCGAGTTCGTGGGGACCACCATGGAGCTGTGCCAGTCCAAGCGTGGCGAGATGAAGGGCATGGACTACCTGTCCGAGACCCGGGTCGAGCTGCGCTACGTCATGCCGATGGGCGAGATCATCTTCGACTTCTTCGACTCCCTCAAGTCTCGTACCAAGGGGTACGCGTCGATGGACTACGAGGAGGCCGGGGAGCAGGTCGCGGATCTGGTCAAGGTCGACATCCTGCTGCAGGGCGAGGCCGTGGACGCGTTCTCCGCGATCGTGCACCGTGACTACGCGCAGGCCTACGGCAACAAGATGACCGTCAAGCTCAAGGAGCTCATCCCGCGGCAGCAGTACGAGGTCCCGGTCCAGGCCGCGATCGGGTCCAAGATCATCGCCCGCGAGAACATCCGCGCGATCCGCAAGGACGTGCTGTCCAAGTGCTACGGCGGCGACATCAGCCGCAAGCGCAAGCTCCTGGAGAAACAGAAGGAGGGCAAGAAGCGCATGAAGTCGATCGGACGCGTGGACGTGCCCCAGGAGGCCTTCGTGGCGGCCCTGTCCGCGGAGTCGAGCTCCGACAAGAAGTAGGGGCCGCCCGACCCACGTCCGCTCCGACCCTGGTCTGACCCGACCC is a window from the Dietzia sp. JS16-p6b genome containing:
- the holA gene encoding DNA polymerase III subunit delta, translated to MSPDSAPAALHLVLGEDEFLTERATAGVVATARAAAPAGEDPPVVSRLGGPEVGASQLFELLSPSLFGEARIVVITGAAELGKDAQAAVMGAAVDLPDRTVMVVQHTGGGRAKSLVPDLRKAGAQEHAAGKISRHTDVVGFVRSEFRGLDVRVAPEACEALVEAVGTDLRQLASACGQLVADTGGKVDVEAVRRYHSGVVGVSGFTVAERAVTGDVAGAIEALEWAMHTGVPHVVLADALADAVNSIAMVGTQRGTPPAELARQGLPPWKVKKVTAQTRYWSIDTLGRALQVVARLNGEVKGQAEDTSYALERAVRAVGSLAGAA
- the rpsT gene encoding 30S ribosomal protein S20 translates to MANIKSQKKRNLTNERNRLRNQSIKSALRSAIRNLREATEAGDKAKAGALLVATSRQLDKAATKGVIHKNQAANKKSSLAKAVNSL
- a CDS encoding type II toxin-antitoxin system PemK/MazF family toxin gives rise to the protein MAIDWARMGRTAARMGRKYGPTVALEVRRRLEDRGITAPATAGAVGAGRPATTGAVPTASRARTLSYAPDLDGRADPGEIVWTWVEFEEADGRGKDRPVLVVGRDGDRLLGLMLSSQARRDDDKSWQSLGTGPWDVEDRPSWVRLDRVLDVPEQGIRREGAVCPRRTFERVADRLRSDYGWR
- a CDS encoding EthD domain-containing protein, translating into MDVIFAVVWSDDTVWSDDTVGPVPDGSGLRTEIAREVDGPLAELGVGEYVVNVRDEAVAGAMIDVQVTPRPVLAAVRARVPVASASACADLLDALRGLGPVSAWSVTASEPLPVPGPGGDGRCPGMANLAFLRRPERLHRDEWLRIWLDEHTPVAIETQSTTGYTQHVVVRALTEGAPEIAGIVEEVFPIEAARDLGVFFDSQGSDERMSAHIQAMTASTARFLDDGAVDAIPTGRYVMGVRSPRV
- the lepA gene encoding translation elongation factor 4, coding for MIEIPNFAETTFTDPARIRNFCIIAHIDHGKSTLADRMLQITGVVEERLMRAQYLDRMDIERERGITIKAQNVRLPWVPRSGDHAGEEIVLHMIDTPGHVDFTYEVSRALEACEGAILLVDAAQGIEAQTLANLYLAMENDLEIIPVLNKIDLPAADPERFAEEISHIVGCEPDDVLRVSGKTGAGVEELLDRVCDVIPAPEGDPDAPARAMIFDSVYDTYRGVVTYVRVVDGSLRPREKVRMMSTGTTYEALEVGIISPEPKASTGLGPGEVGYLITGVKDVRQSKVGDTVTSARGGAEEPLAGYAEPNPMVFSGLYPIDGSDYPVLRDALDKLRLNDASLDYEPETSVALGFGFRCGFLGLLHMEITRDRLEREFNLDLISTAPNVVYRVVAEDGSEHQVTNPSYWPEGKNREVYEPIVKCTIIVPSEFVGTTMELCQSKRGEMKGMDYLSETRVELRYVMPMGEIIFDFFDSLKSRTKGYASMDYEEAGEQVADLVKVDILLQGEAVDAFSAIVHRDYAQAYGNKMTVKLKELIPRQQYEVPVQAAIGSKIIARENIRAIRKDVLSKCYGGDISRKRKLLEKQKEGKKRMKSIGRVDVPQEAFVAALSAESSSDKK